The Mangrovibacterium diazotrophicum genome has a segment encoding these proteins:
- a CDS encoding peptidase associated/transthyretin-like domain-containing protein, whose protein sequence is MSKILILASLLLSLNLNGQTRTIIGRVISEDLEPLPMANIQNSDNVVLGKTDMDGRFIISIPQETESLLFGYIGMEWAEIKLRKDCDTVEVVMMNYVIYDFMTSRKIDRLRKERYDKIPTIHSDAYSKGIFKTNAICYDREFTPDKPALDNISRELKELRKMNKEDFNALNKGDIVKIPFGIDTTGKRISTHYSLCKDCTEEDYDYVITGQIISKQKRKLTLNIKITEMQNYDSLEYEGKILNVGSDFKYEMKYFKVIIDK, encoded by the coding sequence ATGTCTAAAATATTGATATTAGCCTCACTCCTTTTAAGTTTAAACCTCAATGGACAAACCCGAACTATAATAGGACGAGTGATTTCTGAGGATTTAGAACCACTGCCAATGGCTAATATTCAAAACTCCGATAATGTAGTTCTTGGAAAAACTGATATGGATGGTCGATTTATAATTAGCATTCCTCAAGAAACAGAAAGTTTGTTGTTTGGCTATATCGGTATGGAGTGGGCTGAAATTAAATTGAGGAAAGATTGTGATACTGTCGAAGTTGTAATGATGAACTATGTTATTTATGACTTTATGACCTCTCGAAAAATTGATAGACTTCGAAAAGAAAGATATGATAAAATCCCTACTATTCATTCTGATGCTTATTCGAAAGGAATCTTTAAAACAAATGCAATTTGTTATGACAGAGAATTTACACCTGACAAACCTGCCCTTGATAACATTAGTAGAGAATTGAAGGAATTACGAAAAATGAATAAAGAAGACTTCAACGCTTTAAATAAAGGAGACATTGTAAAAATCCCATTTGGAATAGATACAACAGGAAAAAGAATAAGTACTCATTATTCACTTTGTAAAGACTGCACGGAAGAAGATTATGATTACGTAATTACAGGGCAAATTATTAGTAAACAAAAGAGAAAACTAACTCTCAATATTAAAATTACAGAAATGCAGAATTATGATTCCTTGGAATATGAAGGAAAGATTTTAAATGTTGGTAGTGATTTTAAATATGAGATGAAATATTTTAAGGTAATAATTGATAAATAA
- a CDS encoding GNAT family N-acetyltransferase has product MTEREIRKYIDRLNNGKAGESIFTRQISKTVDVAKVWSKQPKMTDKVTGNFGSYRFFFIRNETNEYVGAVLDMYDDLHWYIVPKKRKQGYLTTALKESILPYLFYDERETQRITIEKGAIGETNYINSKSVAIKLGFKATNEAESEFELRQTDFNWDDENFEEINSEIDSERFEQLRKRAFYAYKTLYKISDELLMTVNDDKELKEVADEVKKYTWKIEDLEWENKKTKG; this is encoded by the coding sequence ATGACAGAAAGAGAAATTCGAAAATATATTGACCGACTTAATAACGGAAAAGCAGGTGAATCAATTTTCACTCGACAAATAAGTAAAACTGTTGACGTTGCAAAAGTATGGTCGAAACAACCTAAAATGACAGACAAGGTTACAGGAAACTTTGGTTCTTATCGTTTCTTTTTCATAAGAAATGAAACAAATGAATATGTCGGAGCAGTGCTTGACATGTATGATGATTTACATTGGTATATAGTTCCTAAAAAGAGAAAACAAGGTTATCTGACAACCGCATTAAAAGAATCAATTCTTCCGTATTTGTTTTATGACGAAAGAGAAACTCAAAGAATAACAATTGAAAAAGGTGCAATTGGAGAAACAAATTATATAAACTCTAAAAGCGTAGCTATAAAACTCGGATTTAAGGCAACAAACGAAGCGGAGAGCGAATTTGAATTGAGACAAACCGATTTCAATTGGGACGATGAAAATTTTGAAGAAATCAATTCAGAGATTGACTCAGAAAGATTTGAGCAATTGAGAAAAAGAGCGTTTTATGCCTACAAAACACTTTACAAAATTAGTGACGAGCTTTTAATGACTGTCAACGATGACAAGGAATTAAAAGAAGTCGCAGATGAGGTAAAAAAATATACTTGGAAAATTGAAGACCTTGAATGGGAAAATAAAAAAACGAAAGGCTAA
- a CDS encoding SMI1/KNR4 family protein, producing MKMTLNSIAEQMLRLAEFEYSESQIKLKWFGNEPATLNIIEENEKRLEIKLPEDYKDFLLIANGFHAFNTVEPTFHPVNKIDYLKNIDPELIKIWKQTGNVEIGEILEQSIIIAGIGEEQLFLIIPPDSKNTNWRYWKFASWIPGEEPYNDLNQYFNEVLDFMKNED from the coding sequence ATGAAAATGACTTTAAATTCAATAGCTGAACAAATGCTAAGATTAGCAGAATTTGAATATTCAGAAAGCCAAATTAAATTAAAGTGGTTTGGTAATGAACCAGCTACACTGAATATAATTGAGGAGAATGAAAAAAGACTAGAAATAAAATTACCTGAAGATTACAAGGATTTCTTATTGATTGCAAATGGATTCCATGCCTTCAATACAGTTGAACCAACCTTTCACCCTGTTAACAAGATTGATTATCTAAAAAATATTGACCCAGAATTGATAAAAATCTGGAAGCAGACAGGGAATGTAGAAATCGGAGAAATATTAGAACAAAGTATTATTATTGCGGGAATTGGTGAAGAACAACTATTTTTAATAATTCCACCTGATTCAAAAAACACTAATTGGAGATACTGGAAATTTGCTTCATGGATTCCAGGAGAAGAACCATATAATGATTTAAACCAGTACTTTAATGAGGTTTTAGACTTTATGAAAAATGAAGATTGA